In the Gossypium raimondii isolate GPD5lz chromosome 9, ASM2569854v1, whole genome shotgun sequence genome, one interval contains:
- the LOC105798231 gene encoding uncharacterized protein At3g28850 — MGCASSRQKRCWHCRAPYSPVPRSYTMHVHHPAQHRGDSYHVVALTSTTLGNLKIESSHQSNGNNTFNVAAFNGNLENNGNVKEKKEQQSKGLSMIEAEVWSKMIEDKIPKVIPKTPIATPPGEPETINTWELMAGLEDLSPRPPSHIRSFSNGTVSQKPLWVQFEEEEEDQKSDSVITDFDPEIISSFRKTLEQLPSANPFHLRLKKDKLVLYFTSLRGVRKTYEDCCHIRLILNTLGVRIDERDVSMHSGFKDELKELMGDQGCGGLPKVFIGKKYIGGADEIRQMHEEGTLMKAIEGCEMMDDDEIGPCEACGDIRFVPCETCSGSCKVYYEDDDENEDGVELEHEDGGEGDYGFQRCPDCNENGLIRCPICCY, encoded by the coding sequence ATGGGTTGTGCAAGTTCCAGGCAAAAACGATGCTGGCATTGCCGAGCACCGTATTCACCTGTTCCAAGAAGCTACACAATGCATGTTCATCACCCAGCACAACACAGAGGCGATAGCTACCATGTCGTAGCATTAACATCCACCACATTAGGTAACTTAAAGATAGAATCAAGCCACCAAAGCAATGGCAACAACACCTTCAATGTTGCAGCCTTCAATGGCAATCTCGAAAACAATGGGAATGTGAAGGAAAAGAAGGAACAACAAAGTAAAGGATTGTCCATGATTGAAGCTGAAGTTTGGTCCAAAATGATTGAAGATAAGATCCCAAAAGTTATCCCCAAAACACCTATTGCAACTCCCCCTGGTGAGCCTGAAACAATTAACACATGGGAATTAATGGCTGGCCTTGAAGACCTTAGTCCTCGTCCTCCATCTCATATTAGAAGCTTTTCAAATGGCACAGTGTCTCAAAAGCCATTATGGGTTcaatttgaagaagaagaagaggatcaAAAATCAGATTCAGTAATCACAGATTTCGATCCTGAAATCATTTCTAGCTTTAGGAAAACACTTGAACAACTCCCTTCTGCTAACCCTTTTCATCTCAGGCTTAAAAAAGACAAACTTGTTTTATATTTCACAAGTTTAAGAGGTGTTAGAAAGACATACGAGGATTGTTGTCATATTAGGTTAATCCTTAACACCTTAGGTGTTCGTATCGATGAACGTGATGTTTCAATGCATTCAGGGTTCAAAgatgaattaaaagagttaatgGGGGATCAAGGGTGTGGTGGATTGCCAAAGGTTTTTATTGGGAAAAAGTACATCGGTGGAGCTGATGAAATAAGGCAAATGCATGAAGAAGGTACACTAATGAAAGCCATTGAAGGGTGTGAAATGATGGATGATGATGAGATTGGACCATGTGAAGCTTGTGGTGATATCAGGTTTGTGCCATGTGAGACTTGTTCAGGCAGTTGTAAAGTGTActatgaagatgatgatgaaaatgaagatgGTGTGGAATTAGAACATGAAGATGGTGGAGAAGGTGACTATGGATTCCAAAGGTGTCCCGATTGCAACGAAAACGGACTTATCCGATGTCCGATTTGTTGTTACTAA